The DNA sequence CTCCCCGTGGGGCGCCGGCCTCGTGCTGGTGAGCGTGGCTGCTGTCGCCCTCCTCGTGCTCACCCGCACGCCCGCCCGGTCGGCCGCCGAGCGGATCGGCGCCGGTGCCTCCGCCGTGGGCCGCGCCGTGCCTCCGGCCGCCCGCTGGGTCCTCACCTTGGGGCGGAGCGCCGAGGTCGACGCCACCGCCGGCCGCCACCCGTCGTCCCGCGCCCCGTCCCCGGAGGACCCCGACGCGGTGGACGAGGGGGGGCCGGACGAGCCACCTCTCGCCGACGGCGGCGGCCCCGACGACCATCAGCCCCCGCCCCTGACCGACCTCGGCGTCCATGTGCCGCACGAGCCCGCCGCCAAGGCCGACCAGCTGGCCATCGACCTGGGCCCGGCCGCCGCCGCCACCCACTGGCGGCTGCCGCCGCTCGCCCTGTTGAAGCGGGCCAAGAACCAGGAGATCGACCACCGTGTGCTCGACGCCCGCGGCCGCGTGCTCGAGGAGTCGTTGGCGGCGCACGGCGTGGAGACCCGCCTGGTGGGCAAGACGGTCGGTCCCACGGTCACCCGCTACGAGCTGGAGCTCGGTCCTGGCGTCAAGGTGGCGCGGGTCACCAGCCTCCAGAAGGACATCGCCTACGCCATGGCGGCGCCGGACATCCGCCTGCTGGCGCCCATCCCCGGGCGCTCGGCCATCGGCGTCGAGGTGCCCAACGTCACCCGCCAACTCGTCTCCCTGGGCGACGTACTCGGATCGCCCGAGACGCGCTCGTCCCGCCACCCGATGGAGGTCGCCATCGGGCGTGACATCGCCGGTCGCGCCGTGATGGAGAGCCTGGCCTCCATGCCCCACATCCTCATCGCCGGGGCGACGGGCGCAGGAAAGTCGAGCTGCCTCAACTCCATTCTCACGTCGATCCTGCTACGGGCCACCCCCGACCAGGTGCGCATGATCCTGGTCGACCCGAAGCGGGTCGAGCTCGGCCAGTACAACGGTCTGCCCCATCTGCTGACGCCCGTGGTCGTGAACCCCCGCAAGGCGGCCAACGCGCTGGCCTGGGCGGTCACCGAGATGGAGCGGCGCACCGACCTGCTGGCCGAGGTCGGAGTCCGCGACATCAACGGCTACAACGCCGCCTACGACCGGGGCGAGCTCACCAAGGAGCAGGCGCCCGGCATCCCCGCCGCCGTCGAGCACCACCGGCTGCCCTACGTGCTCGTGGTCGTCGACGAGCTCAACGACCTCATGATGGTGGCGGCCCGCGACGTCGAGGAGTCGATCTGCCGCATCGCCCAGATGGGCCGCGCGTTCGGCATCCACCTGGTGATCGCCACCCAGCGCCCGTCGGTCGACGTCATCACCGGCGTCATCAAGGCCAACGTCCCGTCGCGCCTGGCCTTCGCCGTGTCCTCGTTGGCGGACAGCCGCGTCATCCTCGACCAGCCCGGCGCCGAGCGCCTGGTGGGCAAGGGCGACATGCTGCTGCTCACCGCCTCGTCCAACGTGGCCCGGCGCATCCAGGGCCCGTGGGTGGGGGAGGACGAGGTCCGCGCCGTGGTCGGCCACTGGCTGCGCCAGTCGAAGCCGCGCTACGTCGAGGGCGTGGAGGGCGACACCGCCGGCGCCGGCGGGGCCAACGCCGGTGCGGGCCCGGGGGCACGGCCGGACGAGGACGACGACGAGGGCATGATCGCCGCCGCCATGGAGCTCATCGTGCGCTCTCAGCTGGGCTCCACGTCGATGCTCCAGCGCAAGCTGCGCGTGGGCTTCGCCCGCGCCGGGCGCATCATGGACCTGCTCGAGCAGCGCGGCGTGGTCGGCCCGTCCGAGGGTTCCAAGCCGCGCGCCGTGCTGATGACGGTGGACGAGCTCGAGCCCCGGGAGGGAAGCGCGGCGTCGGCCTGACGCCCACCCCTACCAGGTCGGGGCGCCGTGCCCCTCGTCAGCCCGGAAGCCCGGGAACCTGGACAGCGGGCGGGAACGACACCGATCCCACGATCGCCTTGAACTCGTCGGGAAGGGTGCCGAGGTCGAGGAAGCGCTCGCCGGCGGCGGTGGACACCGGGCTGCCGAGCTGGCTCTCGTCGATCGTGAGCTCGACCGCGAAGAAGCGCTCGAACGTCGACTGCTTTCCCCCTATGGAGAACGTGCTGCCGACGGGGGCGTGCACCTCGAACCCGGAGTTGGCGAAGAACTGCTTGGTCCGGGCGACCTGGGCCACGGCCACCGGGACCTTCACCTCCCGGGTCGCCTCCCCGGGAGCGGGCGCGATGTGGATGCCCTCCGGGATGTCGATGTTCGGCGTCTCGGGCGCGACCGCCTCCTCACCGGGGGCTCGCTCCTCGACGGGGCGCAGCTGCACGACGGCGGACAGCCAACGGTCGGTGTTGCGATCCAGGTCGGACACGACCCCGATCCTAGTGGCGCCCGGCCGTTCCGGGACTGCGAGGCGTGCGCCCCGCGGAGGGTCAGGCGACCGTGACCTCGATGATCTCGCCCGTGTGCCGCTTGCCGTCGCCTCCCTCCTCGTCGTCCTCGTGCGCGCACCCGATCAGGTAGTCCCCGGGCTCGAGATCGGTTGTCACGACGATGGACTTGCCCGACACGACGTCGAACGTCGTGGCGGCGAGGATCCCCGGGGCGGTGTCGGCGTATCCCTTGGGAGGCGCCGTGTCGCTCTCGAACAGGTTGCTGAAGAACCCGTCGATGTCGTCGTAGGTGGTCGTCTTGCTGGCCTTCTTGGCCACGAACAGCTCGTGCGGCCCCTTCCCCGACGACGTCATGCGGATCTTGTTCTCACCGGCCTTGAGCGTCTTCGGGCCGTCGATCGACCCGTCGTCGATGGTGTACTCGGCGTCGGCCTGGACCTCTGTGGCCTCCACCGCACCGGGGGCGACGTCGAACGTGCCGAGCATGCCCTTGGCCAGGTGGGGGATCGAGGTGGCTTCGCCCGCCGTCGGGATGAAGCACATCACCGCGTAGGACCCGGCGACGAGGAAGTCCGTAGTCAGCTCCTCGGACTGCCCCGGGCTGAGGATGGAGCCGGGGGAGTCGAGGCGGCGGGCGACCACCGCATCGAAGGCGGCGTCGTCCCCGGACTGCAGGGCCGTCTGCACGTCGGTCAACGTCTTTCCCTCCTTGAGGAGCGCGAACGCGGCCATGTGCACCTCCGTGCCGGAGTTCTTGATGGTCACGGTGCTGGTGCCCGCCTGCAGGTCACCGGCGATCCCGTACTTGTACTCCGTCATGTCGATGGCGACGGCGTTCACCTCGGCGTCCTCTTCGCCGCTGCCGCTCTCCGGGACGGTCGTGGTGGTGCGGCTCGACGCCGCGTCCTCGTCGTCGTCGCTGCAAGCGCTGAGACCGACCCCGAGGAGCAGGACGGCCAGCATGAGAACGGCGCGACGGTTCCGGACGTGGGGCATCTGGCCTCCTTGAGGGGGTAAGGGGAATCTATCCAGGCCCGGCGGGTGGCGAACCCGCTTGGATGTCTGCGCAGCGAGCGCCGTGGCTCACCGCCCGTCTTCGGCTCGTCGGCGCGCCCGTCGTGCCCGCCCTCCCCATGCCACCAGGCCGGTTAGGACGGCGGCGAAGAGGGCCAGGCCCGCCGGGCTGCCACCCTCGCCGGCGCCGTGGGCCGAGGTCCGGCGCGCCGCCGATCCTGAGGGCGCCGCCCCCCCGCCGCCGGCCGGCGCCGGCGCATCGGCCCGGTCCGATCCCGGCGGCGCGGTGGTGTCCGACGTCGACGGAGCCGCAGTGACGGGAGCGGCGGGGCCGGTGGTCGTCGCAACCGCCCCCTGCCGGGTCGTGGCCGTCGTCGCCGAGGAGGCGACCGACGTCGCCGTGGCCGGCGCTCCGGCAGCCGTCGTGGCGACGGCAGGTGGCGCGGGCGCCGGTGCGGTGGTCTCCGGCGCCGCCGCGGACTCGCCGCACACCTGCTCCACCGTCCGGAACGGAGGCGCACCGCCCAGCGCCCACCGCCAGCCCTCGACGTCCCCGTCGTAAACGGTGGTGCTCGACGCGCCGACCGGCGATACCCGGAGGCTCGTGGCGCCGGCGGGCGCCCGGCTGTAGCTCCAGAATCGGCCTTCGGGGTTGCAGGTCAGGCAGGAGTCGCCGGCCGGGCACCCGACGCCGCACAGGGCGCACACGGCGGCACCCTTGCCCGAGAACGCTTGGACCACCGGGTCCACCTGGGCTCGGGCGAGGGCGTCGATCCCGCTGAGCGACTCCTCCTGGAACCGGACGCAGACCGACTTCACCTCCGTCCCGGTGTCGATGATGACGGCGGCCCGGTGCTGGGCGACTCCCGCCGTCGCCGCAGCCGCAGGGGCCGGGGCGCCGGGCGGGGGGCCGCTCCAGGCGACGACGAGCCACACCGCGACCGCCGCGGCCAGCCGCCGCCTGGCAGCCGGGCCCGTCAGAGTCGGGAACGCCCAGCGGCGGGGCCGAGAGCGAGCGGTGTCGCGCTGGTCTTCGTGCCGGCGCCCGGCGGCGCCATCAGCAGGAACCCGGCTGCGCTCGGACATGGCGACGGACCCGGACGGGCTAGCCGGAGATCCCGACGATGGGCGCGTTGAGCGGCAGCCGCTCGGACGGGGCCGACGAGCCGGCGCCCTGGGAGACTGCTCGCCCCTCGGCGTCGGCGTAGACGTAGCCGTCGGCCCGCCGGCCGGCCCGGATGCCCACGACGCTCGTGAGGGCGCCGGTCGGGGCGGACGACCCGAGGAAGCGGGCGTCGCCGAAGGCGAACACTCCGCCGTCGGCGGCGACGAGCCAGTAGCCGCGGCCGGAGGGTGTCGGACCGATCCCCGTCACCGGCTTGTTCAACGTCAGGGCGCCGGTGGACCCGAGGTAGCGGGCGTCGCCGAAGGCGAACACGCCCCCGTCGCGCGCCACCAGCCAGTACCCCCCGCCGGACGGCGTGGCCGCCATCCCGACGATGGGTTGATTCAGCGGGAGGCCGCCGGTGGACCCGGCGAAGTGGGCGTCGCCGAACGCGAACACGCCGCCGTCCGACGCCACCAGCCAGTACCCCTGGCCCCCTGGCGTCGTGGCCATCCAGACCATCGGACGGTTGACCCGCACGCCGCCCATCGAGCCGAAGTACGGGGCGCGCACGGCGAACACGCCGCCGTCGGCCGCCACCAGGCGGTAGCCGTCGTCCGGGCAGTAGGCCGGGCGCCTCGACACGGGGAGCCAGCGACGGCCCGCGGCCTGAACGGCCTGCGACGTGGCGAAGGTGTTGACGCCGAAGGCGTCGTTGGGACCGGCCACGTGGCCGTCGGCGGCCTGGCGGGCGGCGAGAACGCCGCCCGCACCCGGCCAGCACGTGTCCACCTTCTCGCCCACCGCGGTCAGCCCGAGGACGGCCACGGCGGTGGCGTTGGGATCCTCGGCGTCGAAGGCCGGCCACCCTCCGGTCGCCAGCTGGTTGGAGGCGAGGAAGGCCACGGCCCGGCGCACGGCGCTGGTGTGGGGGTCGACTCCGGCGGCCGCGAGGGCTTGCAGCGCCAGCCCGGTCGTGTCGACATCGATCTCGCCGCCCGTCGCATCTCCCGAGAAGCTCCATCCGCCGTTGGCCTGCTGGGCGGCGAGGATCAGGCTCTGGGTGGCGGGTGGCACCGAGCGGCCGATCAGGGGATGGGCGATGGCGGCGTAGAGGGTGGCGTTGAGGGTGCCGGGCGGTCCGAACGACCCGTTGACGTTGCGGCCGGCATCCATCCTGGCGACGAGGTCGGTCGCCGCGTCGCCCTGCGGATCGAAGGTGGCGGGCGGGAGGCCGAGCGGCGCGGCGACGAGGACGATGAGCTTGGCCGCCTGCCCGGCCGAGGTGGTGGTCTCGGCGAGGTCGTCGACGTAGTCGAGCGGGGAGCGGCCGTCGTGGACGGCGGCGGCGACGGCGGCACGGCCCGAGGCCGTGTTCCATGACGACGTGGCCTGGGCCGCCTCGGCGAGGGCCAGGACGGCGTCGGGGGTCTCGAAGCCGGGGAAGCCGGCGGTCTCGAACCCGCCGTCGGGTTGCTGGTTCGCCCGCAGGAAGGCGGCCGCCCGGGCGAGATCGAGAGACGCCGTCGCCGCCCCGGCGGGCCGGATGGCGGGCACCGGGAGCGAGGCGGGCGCGAAGAGGGCGAGCGCGAGCGCGCCGAGGACGATGCCGATGACGGCGGAAGGACGGCGGGACATGGGTGTTGCCTCCGTTGAGCCCCGTTCCACGAGGGCCTGGCCGATGCACGGACGCCGTTGGATCCGGCGTGCAGGGGCGGGCATCCTGGCTCCCGGCCCGGGGACCGGTCACAGTTGCGGGTCAGCGTCGGTCTCTCACCGACTTCCCCCGTCCCCCTCCGAGGAGGGGGACCACCACCGGCATCCGGACCGGCGGCGACCTCTGCCGGGCCGCACACTAGGCGCCGGCCCGGAGCCCGTCCATACGAACCGGCGCCGGCTTCCGGGGCCGTCCCGACCGGCGGTGACCCGGAAATGGCGAGGTGTGCGAACGTGCAGCGTGCGCCGCACGACCGAGCCGACCGTGCACGCCGTGGCGTGGCTGGTGTGGGCGCTGTCGGCGGCGGCCTGCGTCGAGCTGGCCCCCAGCCCCGTCTACGTCGCCGTCGTCATCGCGGTGGCGTTCGTCGTCGTGTCCGCCCACGGGGTGGAGACACCGCTGGCGCGCGCCTTCCCGTTGCTCCTCGCCGTGGGGGTCGTCTTCGCCGTCGTCCGGGTGCTGCTCACTGCGGCCACGGCGCACGGGATGGGCCAGGCGTGGTTCACGACGCCCCACGTCACGTTGCCCCGGCTGCTCGGGGGATTCCAGGTGGGCGGCGCCGTCGAGCCGGCCGTGGTGTTCCAGGCGGCGGCCGAGAGCTTCGCCGTCGTCGGCGTCATGGCCGTGTTCGGGGCGTTCAACGCGGTCGTGTCCCATCACGAGCTCGTCCAGGCGGCGCCCCGCGCCTTCTACGAGACCGGGCTGATCCTCACGGTGGCCGTGGCCTTCGTGCCGGCCACCGTCGCCACGGTGGCGAGGGTCCGGGAGGCGGACCGGGCCCGCACGGGTGGCCACGTCGTGCGGCGCGGCCGCCTCGTCCGCCTCGCCGTGCCCATCCTCGAGAGCGCGCTGGAGCGGGCCCTGCTGCTGGCCGAGTCGATGGACGCCCGGGGCTTCGCCGGCGCGCCGCCGTCTGCCGCCGACCGGGCGGCGGCGTGGTGCGCGCTGGGCGGCCTGGCGGGGATCGGTGGCGCCTTCGTGGCGTTGGTGGCCAGGTCCCGGGTCCCGGCGGCGGTGCTGGCGTCGCTCGGCATGGCGGGGGTGACGGCGGCCGTCGTGGTGTCCTCCCGTCAGGTCCGCAGGGTCTCGTACCGCCCGCGGCGGATGACCCGACGGGACTGGGCGCTGGCGGGTGCATCGCTCGCCGCGCCGGCCGGCCTCGCCGTCCTGGCGCTGGCCGGCGACACCACCCTCACGTGGACCGCCAGCCCGCTGCGCGCTCCGGGCTTCGGCGCCCTGGCCGCACTGGCGCTGCTGGCCCTCACCGGGCCTGTGTGGCGGCTGCCGCGCGAGGGGGCGGCTGCGGGCGCCGATGTGGCCGCAGCATGAGCACGGCGCAACCGGCGATCGACTACCGCGGCGTCGGGTTCGCCTACCCAGGCGGCGAGCCGGTGCTGAGCGGCGTCGACCTGGCCGTGACCGCCGGCGAGGTGCTCCTGGTCGCCGGCCCGTCCGGTTCCGGCAAGAGCACCCTGCTGCGCTGCGCCAACGGGCTCGTGCCCCACGCCAGCGGGGGTCGCTTCCGCGGCGAGGTCGTGGCCCTCGGCCGGTCCACCCGGTCACATCCGCCCCGCAAGCTGGCCGACGTCGTCGGGTTCGTGCACCAGGACCCCGAGGCCCACTTCGTCGTCGATCGGGTGGAGGGCGACATCGCCTTCGTGCTCGAGAACCTGTCGATGGACCCCGTGGCGATGCGCCGGCGCGTCGAGGAGGTGCTCGACGCTCTCGCCATCGCCCACCTCCGGGACCGGTCGCCGGGCACGCTCTCCGGGGGTGAGCAACAGCGTGTGGCCATCGCCGGCGCCCTGGCCGCGGGCCCGTCGGCCCTCGTGCTCGACGAGCCGACCTCCCAGCTGGACCCGCAGGGGGCGGAGGACGTGCTGGCCGCGCTGGCCCGCCTCAATGCCGATCTGGGCACCACGGTGGTCATTGCCGAGCACCGGCTCGAGCGAGCCGCCCCGCTGGCGGACCGGGCTCTGCTCCTGGCACCGGCCGGCGACGGCCACCCCGGGCGTGCCGCCGCCCGTCTCGGTCCCGTGGGCGGCGTCCTGGCCGGGTACGCCGGGGCGCCCGCCGTCACGCGGCTCGGGCGGCTGCTGGGATGGGACCCGCCGCCCCTGACGGTGCGCGACGCACGGAGGCTCGCCGCGTCGTCGGCGCCGCTGCGTGCGCTCACGGCGGGAAGCGCCCTCGGCGGTGCGGTTGGGCCGGCACACCGGGCGCCGGCGCCCGGTGCGGTGCTGCTCGCCGCCCGGGGCGTCCGGGCGTCGCTCGGCGGGCGCCAGGTGCTGCACGGCGTCGACGTCGACGTGCACGCCGGCGAGGTCGTCGCCCTGCTCGGGCGCAACGGCTCGGGGAAGACCACGCTGCTGCGAACCCTGGCCGGTCTGCTCCGTCCCGATGCGGGCGCCGTCCGCTGCGCCGGCCGCGCCGCCTACGTGCCGCAGGACCCGAACTCGCTCCTCCTCGGCCCGACGGTCCGCGCCGATGTCGCCGCCACGCCCCGGCTGCTGAAGCGGCCCGCCGACTCGGTCGACCACTGGCTGGACGCCCTCGGTCTCACGGCACTCGCCAAGCGCCATCCCCGCCAGCTGTCGGCGGGGGAGCGCCAGCGGGTGGCCGTCGCCGCGGTGGCGGCCGGCTGCCCCGACGTCCTCCTCCTGGACGAGCCGACGCGCGGGATGGACGCCCCCTCCCGTGCCGCCCTCGAGCGGGCATTGGCGGCGGTGGCGGACTCGGGCGCGGCGGCCGTCCTGGCCACCCACGACGTCGAGCTGGCGGCCCGGTGCGCCACGCGCGTCGTTGTGCTCGGCGACGGTGACGTCGTGGCCGACGGACCGAGCCGTTCGGTGCTCGCCGGATCGTTGTTCGCGCCCCAGGTGCTGCGGGTGGCGGCCCCGTTCGTGACCGTCGAGGAGGTCGCCGCCGCCCTCCGGACCCTCCAGCGGTGAAGGATCGCCCCCGGCGCGAACGCGGCCGGCTGGTCGCCGTCTACGGCCTCGTCGTTCTGGTCGGCGCAGGCGCCTTCCTGTACCCCTTCTGGCTCCCGCGAGACGCCATCCCCGCCAACGCCCACGCCGGCGACGCGCCGCTGGTGGCGGCCGTGATCGGCGTGCTGGTCGTGGTCGCAGTCACCCTGGAGCTGCGGCGCGGCACGATGAACGGCGCCGCTGTCGCCGTGCTCGGTGTCCTCAGCGCAACGGCCGGGCTGCTCCGGCTGGTGGACCTGCCGGGCGGCGGGAGCGGGATCTTCTTCCTCGTGGTACTCGCCGGCGCCGCTCTCGGGCCTCGCTTCGGGATGCTGCTCGGACTGTGCGCCATGGCGACGTCGGCCCTCATCACCGGGGGGATCGGCCCGTGGCTTCCGTTCCAGATGCTCGCACTCGGGTGGATGGGGGGCAGCGCCGGCCTGGCCGGCCGTGCGACCCGCCACCTGCCGCCGCGTGCCGAGGTGGCCGTGCTCGGGGCGTTCGGCTGGGCCTGGGGTTTCGCCTTCGGCGCCATCATGAACCTGTGGTTCTGGCCCTTCGCGGTCGGCGACGGGCCGCTGTCATGGGAGCCGGGTCTGTCGTTCGGGGCCACCCTGTCGAGGTACTGGACCTTCTACGTGGCGACCTCGCTGGCCTGGGACGCGGCTGCCTCTGCGACGAACGCCGTGGTCATCGTCGTGGCGGGCCGGCAGCTGCTGGCGTCGCTCCGGCGGGTGGCGGGCCGGCTCGATCCGATCGTCGAGCTGCTCGACGACGGGCCACTCGAGGCCGGACGCGCCGGAGGCGCCCTCTCCATCGAGGGCGCCTCCGCAGGCTGACGTCGAGGTCCGGTATGCGACTCTAGGCCGCTCGCACCGAGGGGCGGTGCGTGTGGCGCACGGCCGGCTCCTCGCCCTCGGACGAGCCGAGCCAGTGGAAGGCCGCTCGCCACACGCTGGTCGCACCGGCGACGGTTGCGCCGGTGAGGAAGGTGCCCATCCAGTCCTCCCGGAGGGCGACGCCCCAGCCATCGAACAGTGAGAAGTCGATGGCGAAGGCGCCGATCACGGCAATGCCGAGGGTCAGCAGGCCGTGCAGCTTGGCGATGGCGGGCGCAAGGTCCTCGAACGCGTCGACGATCTTGAACAGGGCCAGTCCCAGGAGCAGGATCACGGCGAAGGTGTACATGGCTGTTGTTTCCTCCTGACGGGAGGTCGTGGGTTCCCGTCGCATCTATGACCGTCGGGAAGGCCGCGTGGTAACAGGATTACCGTGACGCCGTGCTTGCCCGGGCGCCCGCCTCTTCCGCCAATCTGGGCCCGGGCTTCGACACGCTGGCCCTGGCCGTGTCGCTCTACGTGGAGGTGGAGGTCGTCGCCGCGGATCGGCTGGCGCTGCATGCCGAGGGCGAGG is a window from the Acidimicrobiales bacterium genome containing:
- a CDS encoding DNA translocase FtsK 4TM domain-containing protein, with product MTTTKRPPAKRRPTGARRPAGKGRSAARRPAARGPSAATRLRDALARSLGRQADDVWGVALLVAGLLAALGIYADLAGPAGSVLGDATGRVLGVARFLVPLALAGVGFSLVRGRPRAEPSRAVIGSTLALVACAGLGHLLGGAPRVDAEGSMLRRAGGYLGAAVAGPLRALVSPWGAGLVLVSVAAVALLVLTRTPARSAAERIGAGASAVGRAVPPAARWVLTLGRSAEVDATAGRHPSSRAPSPEDPDAVDEGGPDEPPLADGGGPDDHQPPPLTDLGVHVPHEPAAKADQLAIDLGPAAAATHWRLPPLALLKRAKNQEIDHRVLDARGRVLEESLAAHGVETRLVGKTVGPTVTRYELELGPGVKVARVTSLQKDIAYAMAAPDIRLLAPIPGRSAIGVEVPNVTRQLVSLGDVLGSPETRSSRHPMEVAIGRDIAGRAVMESLASMPHILIAGATGAGKSSCLNSILTSILLRATPDQVRMILVDPKRVELGQYNGLPHLLTPVVVNPRKAANALAWAVTEMERRTDLLAEVGVRDINGYNAAYDRGELTKEQAPGIPAAVEHHRLPYVLVVVDELNDLMMVAARDVEESICRIAQMGRAFGIHLVIATQRPSVDVITGVIKANVPSRLAFAVSSLADSRVILDQPGAERLVGKGDMLLLTASSNVARRIQGPWVGEDEVRAVVGHWLRQSKPRYVEGVEGDTAGAGGANAGAGPGARPDEDDDEGMIAAAMELIVRSQLGSTSMLQRKLRVGFARAGRIMDLLEQRGVVGPSEGSKPRAVLMTVDELEPREGSAASA
- a CDS encoding prenyltransferase/squalene oxidase repeat-containing protein; translation: MSRRPSAVIGIVLGALALALFAPASLPVPAIRPAGAATASLDLARAAAFLRANQQPDGGFETAGFPGFETPDAVLALAEAAQATSSWNTASGRAAVAAAVHDGRSPLDYVDDLAETTTSAGQAAKLIVLVAAPLGLPPATFDPQGDAATDLVARMDAGRNVNGSFGPPGTLNATLYAAIAHPLIGRSVPPATQSLILAAQQANGGWSFSGDATGGEIDVDTTGLALQALAAAGVDPHTSAVRRAVAFLASNQLATGGWPAFDAEDPNATAVAVLGLTAVGEKVDTCWPGAGGVLAARQAADGHVAGPNDAFGVNTFATSQAVQAAGRRWLPVSRRPAYCPDDGYRLVAADGGVFAVRAPYFGSMGGVRVNRPMVWMATTPGGQGYWLVASDGGVFAFGDAHFAGSTGGLPLNQPIVGMAATPSGGGYWLVARDGGVFAFGDARYLGSTGALTLNKPVTGIGPTPSGRGYWLVAADGGVFAFGDARFLGSSAPTGALTSVVGIRAGRRADGYVYADAEGRAVSQGAGSSAPSERLPLNAPIVGISG
- a CDS encoding ATP-binding cassette domain-containing protein is translated as MSTAQPAIDYRGVGFAYPGGEPVLSGVDLAVTAGEVLLVAGPSGSGKSTLLRCANGLVPHASGGRFRGEVVALGRSTRSHPPRKLADVVGFVHQDPEAHFVVDRVEGDIAFVLENLSMDPVAMRRRVEEVLDALAIAHLRDRSPGTLSGGEQQRVAIAGALAAGPSALVLDEPTSQLDPQGAEDVLAALARLNADLGTTVVIAEHRLERAAPLADRALLLAPAGDGHPGRAAARLGPVGGVLAGYAGAPAVTRLGRLLGWDPPPLTVRDARRLAASSAPLRALTAGSALGGAVGPAHRAPAPGAVLLAARGVRASLGGRQVLHGVDVDVHAGEVVALLGRNGSGKTTLLRTLAGLLRPDAGAVRCAGRAAYVPQDPNSLLLGPTVRADVAATPRLLKRPADSVDHWLDALGLTALAKRHPRQLSAGERQRVAVAAVAAGCPDVLLLDEPTRGMDAPSRAALERALAAVADSGAAAVLATHDVELAARCATRVVVLGDGDVVADGPSRSVLAGSLFAPQVLRVAAPFVTVEEVAAALRTLQR
- a CDS encoding ECF transporter S component, producing MKDRPRRERGRLVAVYGLVVLVGAGAFLYPFWLPRDAIPANAHAGDAPLVAAVIGVLVVVAVTLELRRGTMNGAAVAVLGVLSATAGLLRLVDLPGGGSGIFFLVVLAGAALGPRFGMLLGLCAMATSALITGGIGPWLPFQMLALGWMGGSAGLAGRATRHLPPRAEVAVLGAFGWAWGFAFGAIMNLWFWPFAVGDGPLSWEPGLSFGATLSRYWTFYVATSLAWDAAASATNAVVIVVAGRQLLASLRRVAGRLDPIVELLDDGPLEAGRAGGALSIEGASAG